From Streptobacillus canis, the proteins below share one genomic window:
- a CDS encoding aspartate carbamoyltransferase regulatory subunit — translation MLNINSISKGIVIDHIKTGLGYEIFKLLELDKAKYRVALIMNAESKKNGKKDMIKIENNIDIDFSILGLIDPNVTVNIIENEEIKEKIKIKLPEKVEEYIKCKNPRCITMHENIKNEFVLVDEEKGTYKCHYCDHFQNVGGK, via the coding sequence ATGTTAAATATAAATAGTATAAGTAAAGGTATAGTTATAGACCATATTAAAACAGGATTAGGTTATGAAATATTTAAATTATTAGAACTTGATAAAGCTAAATATAGAGTTGCTTTAATAATGAATGCAGAATCTAAGAAAAATGGAAAAAAAGATATGATAAAAATTGAAAATAACATAGATATAGACTTTTCAATTTTAGGATTAATAGATCCAAATGTAACAGTAAATATTATAGAAAATGAAGAAATAAAAGAAAAAATAAAAATTAAATTACCAGAAAAAGTTGAAGAATATATTAAATGTAAAAACCCTCGTTGCATAACTATGCACGAAAATATCAAAAATGAATTTGTGTTAGTAGACGAAGAAAAAGGAACATATAAATGTCATTACTGTGATCATTTTCAAAACGTTGGAGGTAAATAA